The Nothobranchius furzeri strain GRZ-AD chromosome 6, NfurGRZ-RIMD1, whole genome shotgun sequence genome includes a region encoding these proteins:
- the cep170ab gene encoding centrosomal protein of 170 kDa isoform X3, translated as MSLTSWFLVSGGGTRHRLPREMIFVGRDDCELMLQSRSVDKQHAVINYDPNADEHKVKDLGSLNGTFVNDVRIQEQIYITLKTEDRLRFGYDTNLFTVVRGELHIPEEALKHEKLSIQLQLIQKKATGAGSSKSEEKPSEAAATHVCDSSATKPSEDNRAEDKTSGDVAVLKRGTPLYGQPAWWGDEDAADQNPGRPEEKSSDRKKEKAETDAKKSTKISKPTPQAASNQEPSYFEIPTKEAGQMGKDASSQEQAAAASGASEPVHGHASFTIQFDSGAPSKVTVKDRVAKVGPEARPRPKSAAGEELSPLQTVMVAAEVKVADWLAQNELPLTLKETVAEDDGESVKSDVPVHLRSLKGSKHEDGTQSDSENALGEQRRSAALEERSWGLWGGGAGMKIREGRANLPEGLFTEEDSPARRRKSANAKGTSRLADRRRGSAPHQQSGPEERCRHGDDYSDRGTYTIELENGDHEEEEARKLIDKVFGVDEQCGSRSGRTGQGERITSQRSGSRDRGKPERLDSEILSEELMVGGPRWVSQWATLAASHIRTDPEGSGCDSHMPMTEDRAGISESSHIASFSSSGHTERKRRTLPQLPNEEVILGRRTPGAGLRVDMGEKQDTELQEKENQDEKFSRGKNQPGHGTGGVGSHGSSPSRSSPAKLQDSGGGRSGVLTRLPPRPLTSGEKRMEEARRRKKNEEKNKEGTGKPFLRQESFTVEKPSSGVPIELIPRIDGITGSRTKEADVDCVVLQKDSEAVAAFLETIVSDQGDPPSQSIEGSVSPESDVDTTSTVSQADGARKVVQKRRALAGQQKERTVVCSPNKGSAGAREAQDRRVKNRTSGPQQPSRPWTSLDLTDDDVNSNSLLSDSQPPSTQETRGSNTRAQTGSSTVETSTKGNRAKITQTSAPPAPSKTANVPKPRPTRTSLLRRARLGESSDAEPAEMDRLSVASEASTTSSASRTGMARRGMSRIEALAQPRRLRVGSPSAQSDSEATVTRGRGQGGRSSAGDYAIRHGLRGSNVGLVSGPRARANSASKLPDKSKGTSSYGHVTPASGTRWRRVPVEYASTSEDEYGSNRHKSNKGQTKPFPSTRVAQLGGSAPATPSPAGLAAFQQNSRDQEDHVRDWTAHSEEIAR; from the exons ATGAGTCTGACGTCCTGGTTTCTGGTGAGCGGCGGGGGGACGCGTCATCGTCTTCCCAGGGAGATGATCTTTGTGGGGAGGGACGACTGTGAACTCATGCTGCAG TCTCGCAGTGTGGACAAGCAGCACGCTGTCATCAACTACGACCCGAACGCAGACGAGCATAAAGTGAAGGACTTGGGCAGTTTAAATGGG ACTTTTGTCAACGATGTGAGAATACAGgagcagatctacatcacactgaaaacTGAAGACAGGTTGAGGTTTGGATACGATA CCAACCTGTTCACCGTGGTTCGAGGAGAGCTGCACATTCCCGAGGAGGCCCTCAAG CACGAGAAGTTGAGCATCCAGCTTCAGCTGATCCAGAAGAAAGCTACGGGGGCAGGATCGTCCAAATCAGAGGAGAAACCTTCTGAAGCTGCAGCGACACACGTGTGTGACAGCAGCGCCACCAAACCCTCAGAGGACAACAGGGCAGAAGATAAAACTTCAG GAGACGTGGCGGTGCTAAAAAGAGGAACTCCTCTCTACGGTCAGCCTGCTTGGTGGGGAGATGAAGACGCTGCTGACCAGAACCCAGGTAGACCTGAAGAAAAGAGCTCCGACAGGAAGAAAGAAAAGGCTGAAACAG ATGCAAAGAAAAGTACCAAGATCTCAAAGCCCACCCCACAAGCAGCCTCAAACCAAGAGCCAAGCTACTTTGAAATACCGACTAAGGAAGCAGGTCAAATGGGAAAAGACGCGTCCTCACAAGAGCAAGCAGCAGCGGCTTCTGGTGCTTCAGAACCCGTCCACGGTCACGCCTCCTTCACCATCCAGTTTGACTCTGGGGCACCAAGTAAAGTGACTGTCAAAGATCGAGTGGCGAAAGTGGGGCCCGAGGCCCGGCCAAGGCCTAAAAGTGCTGCTGGAGAGGAGCTGAGTCCACTTCAGACAGTTATGGTGGCGGCGGAGGTGAAAGTGGCAGACTGGCTGGCCCAGAATGAGCTGCCGTTGACTCTAAAAGAGACGGTAGCGGAGGATGATGGGGAGAGCGTGAAGAGCGATGTACCAGTTCATCTGAGGAGTCTCAAAG GCAGTAAACACGAGGACGGCACTCAGAGCGACTCGGAAAACGCTCTCGGCGAGCAGCGGAGGTCCGCAGCCCTGGAGGAGCGCTCGTGGGGGCTTTGGGGCGGCGGCGCTGGGATGAAGATCAGAGAAGGTCGTGCAAACTTACCCGAGGGTCTCTTCACAGAGGAGGACAGCCCCGCACGCCGTCGCAAGTCTGCAAACGCAAAAGGGACTAGCAGATTAGCTGACAGGCGACGTGGCTCGGCGCCACATCAGCAGAGTGGGCCCGAGGAGCGTTGTCGTCATGGTGATGACTATAGTGACAGGGGAACGTACACCATTGAGCTGGAGAACGGGGACCATGAGGAAGAAGAGGCTAGGAAACTGATAGACAAG GTGTTTGGTGTGGATGAGCAGTGTGGTTCCAGGTCGGGAAGAACCGGGCAAGGAGAAAGGATCACCTCCCAGAGATCTGGTTCTCGAGACAGAGGGAAGCCGGAACGTTTGGATTCAGAG ATCTTATCTGAGGAGCTGATGGTGGGAGGTCCTCGCTGGGTGTCACAGTGGGCCACGCTGGCTGCCAGCCACATCAGGACAGACCCCGAGGGGTCGGGGTGCGACAGCCACATGCCCATGACAGAAGACAGAG CTGGCATCAGTGAATCCAGCCACATAGCCTCATTCAGCTCCTCTGGGCACACTGAGCGTAAGAGGAGAACCCTACCTCAGCTGCCtaatgaggaggtcatccttggaaGGAGGACCCCAGGTGCAGGCCTGCGAGTAGATATGGGGGAGAAACAAGACACAGAGCTTCAGGAAAAAGAGAACCAAGATGAGAAGTTTTCCCGCGGGAAGAATCAGCCTGGTCACGGCACCGGAGGTGTTGGTAGTCACGGCAGCAGCCCCAGTCGCTCCTCTCCTGCCAAATTGCAGGACAGCGGTGGAGGGAGATCGGGTGTGCTGACCAGACTCCCCCCTCGTCCACTGACCAGTGGGGAAAAGAGGATGGAGGAGGCACGGAGGAGAAAAAAGAATGAGGAGAAAAACAAGGAAGGAACTGGGAAGCCCTTCCTGAGACAGGAGAGTTTCACTGTGGAGAAACCGAGCTCCGGCGTGCCCATTGAGCTTATACCGCGTATCGATGGGATTACAGGCAGCAGAACTAAGGAGGCTGATGTTGACTGTGTCGTTCTGCAAAAAGACTCAGAGGCTGTGGCAGCTTTTCTAGAAACTATCGTTTCAGACCAAGGCGATCCGCCTAGTCAGTCCATCGAAGGCTCCGTGTCTCCAGAGTCTGATGTGGACACGACAAGCACAGTAAGCCAGGCAGACGGAGCAAGGAAAGTAGTCCAGAAACGCCGAGCACTCGCTGGGCAACAGAAGGAGAGAACGGTTGTGTGTTCACCTAACAAGGGCTCCGCTGGGGCCAGAGAGGCTCAGGACCGGAGGGTTAAGAACAGAACATCTGGTCCTCAACAACCTAGCCGCCCCTGGACGTCTCTGGATCTCACGGACGATGATGTCAACTCCAACTCACTCCTTTCAGACTCTCAGCCGCCATCTACACAAGAAACCCGTGGCTCCAATACTAGAGCTCAAACTGGGAGCTCAACAGTCGAGACCAGCACCAAAGGGAACCGGGCTAAGATCACTCAGACTTCAGCTCCCCCCGCACCCAGTAAAACAGCTAATGTTCCCAAGCCCAGACCCACTCGGACATCCCTGTTGAGACGCGCCCGTCTGGGAGAGTCATCAGATGCGGAGCCCGCTGAAATGGACCGGCTTTCAGTGGCCTCTGAGGCCTCCACCACTAGTTCCGCATCCAGAACAGGGATGGCGAGAAGAGGAATGTCTAGGATAGAGGCTCTGGCACAGCCGAGGAGACTGAGGGTGGGGTCTCCGTCTGCTCAGAGCGACTCTGAGGCCACTGTCACAAGAGGCCGAGGTCAGGGGGGTCGCAGTTCAGCAGGTGATTACGCCATCAGACATGGATTAAGAGGGTCCAATGTGGGTTTGGTGTCTGGACCCAGAGCCAGAGCCAACAGTGCCTCCAAGCTGCCTGATAAAAGCAAAGGAACATCTTCTTATGGCCATGTTACACCTGCCT CTGGCACGCGGTGGCGCCGCGTTCCTGTGGAATACGCTTCCACCTCTGAGGACGAGTATGGCTCCAATCGCCACAAATCCAATAAGGGTCAGACGAAGCCCTTTCCTTCAACTCGAGTGGCCCAGTTAGGAGGCTCTGCTCCGGCAACACCCAGCCCTGCAGGCCTGGCAGCCTTCCAGCAGAACTCCAGGGACCAGGAGGACCATGTGAGAGACTGGACAGCCCACAGTGAGGAAATAGCCCGGTGA